In Candidatus Defluviilinea proxima, a single genomic region encodes these proteins:
- a CDS encoding Crp/Fnr family transcriptional regulator has product MSITTKEIKQVVVFQSATENELQLILKNSIIRSIEENEFFFIQGEAAQYLYILTSGQIKLMQSNPNGQQVNLRTIHPWQMFGALGAVRAEATYPATAQALEDSSALAIESGFLRKMLETSPHISFDMMTLMTSYIQEMQARYRELATERVEQRVANALIRLAGQSGIRSEKDAGIVLSFSRQDVAEMTGTTLYTVSRLFSEWERQQIIETGREKIKIIKPHDLVRIADGLEK; this is encoded by the coding sequence ATGAGTATTACAACAAAAGAGATAAAACAAGTCGTTGTTTTTCAAAGCGCAACAGAAAATGAGTTGCAACTCATTCTGAAAAACAGCATTATTCGCTCAATTGAAGAAAATGAATTCTTCTTCATTCAAGGCGAAGCCGCGCAATATTTGTACATACTCACCAGCGGACAGATCAAGCTGATGCAATCCAATCCCAATGGACAGCAGGTCAATCTGCGGACAATCCACCCGTGGCAAATGTTTGGCGCGCTGGGCGCTGTCCGCGCGGAAGCCACCTACCCCGCCACCGCACAGGCATTGGAAGATAGTTCCGCGCTTGCCATCGAAAGCGGATTCCTGCGCAAAATGCTGGAGACAAGTCCGCACATTTCGTTTGACATGATGACCCTGATGACCTCCTACATTCAGGAAATGCAGGCGCGATACCGCGAACTCGCAACGGAGCGGGTTGAGCAAAGAGTGGCTAACGCGCTGATTCGCCTGGCTGGGCAATCAGGCATCAGGTCAGAAAAAGATGCGGGGATCGTTCTATCGTTCTCAAGGCAGGATGTGGCAGAGATGACTGGCACAACGCTTTACACAGTCAGCCGCCTGTTCAGCGAATGGGAGCGGCAACAAATCATCGAAACAGGCAGGGAAAAGATCAAGATCATCAAGCCGCATGATCTGGTACGCATTGCAGACGGCTTGGAAAAATAG
- a CDS encoding SCO family protein, which translates to MKKVFVILIIVFLLAILGIWGFQYSTQYQFHGSVLQDPKLAAEIVLRADSGPVRLSDHRGKITLLYFGYTSCPDVCPTSLANLKLTLGNLSPEEAAQVQVIFVSVDPNRDTPEKLGQYVQLFAPSFIGATGTREEIDLITSAFNIYYKINSESKDNYSVDHSGFITVIDRSGYVIMNWQHGTPPSEMSADLRYLLKNGMPISAQILAGATYTPVICAVTLAPAHVQGGEWLYQHHCAQCHGADLAGNPAWQTNLADGSHLPPPLDGGGKAWQYSEQDLMKIIKEGRNLDKPIFMPAFKNRLADWEISFILTYMKTKWDINQLNYQHGFMTLTPQATPTLIETGTAIP; encoded by the coding sequence ATGAAAAAAGTCTTCGTCATCCTGATTATCGTTTTCTTGTTAGCCATCCTGGGCATTTGGGGCTTTCAATACTCTACGCAATATCAATTCCATGGTTCGGTATTGCAGGACCCCAAACTGGCGGCTGAGATCGTTTTGCGTGCAGATTCGGGACCTGTTCGCCTCAGTGATCATCGCGGCAAGATAACCCTGTTGTATTTTGGATACACATCCTGCCCCGATGTCTGCCCCACTTCATTGGCAAACCTAAAACTGACATTGGGTAATTTATCTCCTGAAGAAGCCGCACAGGTACAGGTGATATTTGTCTCTGTTGATCCAAACCGCGATACACCCGAAAAACTTGGTCAGTATGTGCAGTTATTTGCTCCAAGTTTCATTGGGGCAACAGGAACCCGCGAAGAAATTGATCTGATCACCAGCGCCTTTAATATCTACTATAAAATAAATTCTGAATCAAAAGATAACTATTCCGTAGACCATTCGGGTTTCATCACAGTGATTGACCGCAGCGGTTATGTAATCATGAACTGGCAACATGGCACTCCGCCTTCTGAGATGAGCGCAGATTTGCGTTACTTGCTCAAGAACGGTATGCCGATCAGCGCGCAAATTTTGGCGGGGGCAACTTATACGCCAGTGATCTGCGCTGTGACTCTTGCCCCTGCGCATGTTCAAGGTGGCGAATGGCTGTATCAACATCACTGTGCCCAATGTCATGGGGCGGATCTGGCTGGCAACCCCGCATGGCAGACAAATTTGGCAGATGGTTCACATCTCCCACCGCCGCTTGATGGTGGCGGAAAAGCCTGGCAATATTCCGAGCAAGACCTCATGAAAATTATAAAAGAAGGTCGTAACCTGGATAAACCCATTTTCATGCCTGCGTTCAAGAACAGGCTGGCAGATTGGGAGATTAGCTTTATTCTCACCTATATGAAAACGAAATGGGATATTAATCAACTGAATTATCAACACGGATTCATGACCCTCACTCCGCAGGCGACTCCAACCCTCATCGAAACTGGCACAGCAATTCCATAA